Proteins encoded within one genomic window of Aquarana catesbeiana isolate 2022-GZ linkage group LG03, ASM4218655v1, whole genome shotgun sequence:
- the BTG1 gene encoding protein BTG1 yields the protein MHTHYSRINMKPEIIAAVGFLSKFLRTKGLMDDRELQTFNQSLQELLAEHYRHHWFPEKPSKGSAYRCIRINHKMDPLIGQAADRIGLSSQEMFKLLPSELTLWIDPYEVSYRIGEDGSICVLYESIPISSSSQNGSSSLVVESRISCKDELLLGRTSPSKTYNMMTVSG from the exons ATGCATACTCACTACTCCCGAATCAACATGAAGCCAGAGATCATCGCAGCGGTGGGCTTCCTCTCCAAGTTCCTGCGTACTAAGGGGCTGATGGACGATCGGGAGCTACAAACCTTCAATCAGTCCCTGCAAGAACTTCTAGCAG AACATTACAGACATCACTGGTTTCCAGAGAAACCTTCCAAAGGTTCAGCTTACCGATGCATTCGGATTAACCACAAAATGGATCCCTTGATTGGGCAAGCAGCAGACCGTATCGGACTGAGCAGCCAAGAAATGTTTAAACTTCTGCCAAGTGAACTCACTTTGTGGATTGATCCATATGAAGTGTCTTATCGCATTGGAGAGGATGGTTCCATATGTGTGCTCTATGAATCTATCCCGATAAGCAGCAGTAGCCAAAATGGCAGCTCGTCTCTGGTGGTCGAAAGCAGAATCAGCTGCAAAGATGAACTTCTCCTTGGCCGAACAAGCCCTTCCAAAACGTACAACATGATGACGGTATCTGGTTAG